A part of Legionella quinlivanii genomic DNA contains:
- the ligD gene encoding DNA ligase D, with the protein NPIARVFSACKMPLMPVPIHHFVIIVYDMPYYHSKSLLSLPLIERKSLLKAVLRQAPSAIRYNDHIIGEGREVFANACRLGLEGIVSKLADSPYQTKRSKSWLKIKCVKRQEYVIAGFTPPQGARRYFGSLYLGVFNEKGKLEYSGNVGTGFTEASLKTVYQALLPLVIEKNPFTTNPPGCRTATWVKPELVAEVEFSEWTKESNLRHPSFKGLRRDKTAKTIHREETLTVSLLEKVVPESAKPSEKSRVRLSHPEKLLYPEDGISKQQLYDYYEAVAEWMLPFIRERPLTLLRCPEGYQHCFYQKHRTASSSPALKPIPIQDKKTRQWEDYLTVEDEKGLLSLVQMGVLEIHPWGSTIAHLEQADVIVFDLDPAPDVAWNEVVLAAQTVRHYLNTMQLTSFVKTTGGKGLHVVAPILPEHDWDAIKRFTKAFVQTLETIAPDRYVSNMAKKKRQGKVFIDYFAQPMGHHRHCPLFYPSPPKSAGGSAASLG; encoded by the coding sequence TGAATCCAATCGCGCGAGTTTTCAGTGCATGCAAAATGCCATTGATGCCGGTTCCCATTCACCATTTCGTTATTATTGTTTATGACATGCCGTATTACCACAGTAAAAGCTTACTATCTTTGCCGCTTATTGAGCGTAAATCGCTACTAAAAGCAGTACTTCGCCAGGCACCAAGTGCTATTCGCTACAACGACCATATTATTGGCGAGGGCCGTGAGGTGTTCGCCAATGCCTGTCGTTTGGGCCTTGAAGGCATTGTGTCTAAATTAGCGGATAGCCCTTATCAGACCAAACGCAGCAAAAGCTGGCTTAAAATCAAATGCGTCAAACGCCAAGAATATGTTATCGCGGGATTTACACCGCCGCAGGGGGCCAGGCGTTATTTTGGCTCTTTATATTTAGGGGTTTTTAATGAGAAAGGGAAGTTGGAGTACAGCGGCAATGTGGGTACGGGGTTTACGGAAGCTTCGTTAAAAACAGTTTATCAGGCATTACTGCCGCTGGTTATTGAAAAAAATCCCTTCACCACCAATCCACCGGGTTGTCGCACCGCCACTTGGGTTAAACCGGAATTAGTCGCTGAGGTGGAATTTAGCGAATGGACTAAAGAAAGTAATTTAAGGCATCCGAGTTTTAAGGGGCTTCGGCGTGATAAGACCGCAAAGACGATTCACCGGGAAGAAACGCTTACGGTCTCGTTGCTTGAAAAGGTAGTACCTGAATCAGCGAAGCCATCTGAAAAATCCCGCGTTCGTCTGAGTCACCCGGAAAAACTTCTTTACCCAGAGGATGGGATTAGCAAACAGCAGCTGTATGATTACTATGAAGCGGTGGCTGAATGGATGTTGCCCTTCATTCGGGAACGTCCGCTCACCTTGTTACGTTGCCCTGAGGGCTATCAGCACTGTTTTTATCAAAAGCATCGAACGGCTTCTTCAAGCCCTGCCTTAAAACCGATACCCATTCAAGACAAAAAAACCCGGCAATGGGAGGACTATCTCACGGTGGAGGATGAAAAAGGGCTTTTAAGTTTAGTGCAAATGGGGGTATTGGAAATTCATCCCTGGGGCAGCACCATCGCTCACCTGGAACAAGCGGATGTTATCGTCTTCGATTTAGATCCAGCCCCCGATGTGGCCTGGAATGAAGTAGTTCTTGCGGCTCAAACCGTGCGCCATTATCTCAATACAATGCAATTAACCTCCTTTGTAAAAACCACCGGTGGCAAGGGCTTGCATGTGGTTGCCCCCATTCTCCCCGAACACGATTGGGATGCGATTAAACGATTTACCAAGGCCTTTGTCCAAACACTGGAAACCATCGCACCTGACCGTTATGTCAGTAACATGGCCAAGAAAAAGCGCCAAGGGAAAGTCTTCATCGATTATTTTGCGCAACCAATGGGACACCACCGCCATTGCCCCTTATTCTACCCGAGCCCGCCCAAAAGCGCCGGTGGCAGTGCCGCTTCATTGGGATGA